The region GGCAGGCGGTAACCAGGACGCTCCACGGAACCACGAATGTCCTTGAGGTCGATGTACTCGTCTGCAGCATTGCGGAGCTCGTAGCTGGTCATCTCGGGGATGCTGGCCACAATCACGCGTTTGCCTTTGAAGCGAAGCACTTCACAGGGACGCTCGAAGTCGCCGTCTCCGGTCAGCAGGATGGCGGTGTCATAAAGGTCGGTGGTTGCCAGCAGGTCGGTGACAATCTCGATGTCGAGGTTGGCACGGCGGTGCGTTTCACCGGTTTCGCTGTCGGTGATTTCACGCAGGGGTTTGGTGCGCACGGTGTAGCCCATGTAGGTCAGCGCATCGATGAAGCGCTTCTGCTTGTCGTCCATGGGGTAAGGGACTGCAGTGTAGTAGAACGCGTTGTAAAGGCGACCTTTCTCCGCGAAATACTCCAGAATCTTCCGGTGATCGAAATTCCAACCCAACCGTTTTGCAGCGGCGTACACGTTTGCGCCGTCGATGAACAAAGCCACTCGTTCCATAGGTCCACTCCTTGAGGTCAATCAATAAAATTTTGTTTCCCGGCTTTCACACGGTACCCCCCAGTATACGGTTTATCCACAAGCCGAGTAAAGCGAAATGGGATTCAATCCAGAGGAATATTGGGGGTGACTTCAGGATCACTCAACGCTTCCCACACGGAATTCTTAAGTGCATCCAGATTGACCCCATCGTAGTGACAGGGCAAATCATTTAAGTAACGAAGGGCTTTATCAAAATTACGGTGTTTGACATTTTCATGCACCCATCTTTTGTGTAAGGCTGCAGCCAGCAAAATCAAAGCCGAGAGGTATTTGCGCTCCTCTCCCTCAGCGGTGCGCCAATCTGCTTCCCAGGCTTCGTGTGCCTCCCAGTAGGCCCGCCTGTTGAACAGCCTTGCCCCTGCTTTGAACCGATCTTGCATGTTTCCATCATAACAGATCCACATTTTGTGCTTTATTTTTTAAAG is a window of Deinococcus misasensis DSM 22328 DNA encoding:
- a CDS encoding NYN domain-containing protein gives rise to the protein MERVALFIDGANVYAAAKRLGWNFDHRKILEYFAEKGRLYNAFYYTAVPYPMDDKQKRFIDALTYMGYTVRTKPLREITDSETGETHRRANLDIEIVTDLLATTDLYDTAILLTGDGDFERPCEVLRFKGKRVIVASIPEMTSYELRNAADEYIDLKDIRGSVERPGYRLPSEMRTETKPYYMPSSDSDDSEEY
- a CDS encoding DUF309 domain-containing protein → MQDRFKAGARLFNRRAYWEAHEAWEADWRTAEGEERKYLSALILLAAALHKRWVHENVKHRNFDKALRYLNDLPCHYDGVNLDALKNSVWEALSDPEVTPNIPLD